The DNA region AAGAAGCTCGAGAAGTGCGGGCGTCGGAGTTGCTTTGACTGCGAAATATTCTTGGAACGACGGTGCCCAGCTGAATGCGCGGATAAGGCGGCGCACGTTGGCTACGATCGCTTTTTCGTCATAAATGTGGAACGGTGTCGGGTACTCTGCCATGATCTCCGCAAGCTTCTCTGCGGAAAACGGAATCGTTTTTTCTGTCATTGTAGTGATCCTCCATCTCTCTTAACTGGTCTATATGGACAAATGTGATTTCTGCTTATACCATAATATTTTATCAAGCGGAGAGGGGGTTTGTCAATGTAGGGGGGAGGGGGAGGAGAGGGGAGGTTCTTTTTGCGCGAAAATCGTTTCAAGTCGGTAGGAAATGCCGCGATGCTTTTAGTTTAGTCTACGTTCTCTGCCTCACTCTGATGAGGGAGGTGGCACGGCTTGTCCGTGACGGAGGGAGAGAACATATCGGCGATGTATAGGGCTATATCTCTTTTGCGTAGGGGAATCTCTCCCTCAGTCAGCGTTGCTGACAGCTCCCTCATCAGAAGGAGCCATTGTGGATACCGCGATGTATTAACTACTGCTATATTTCTTTCTTGTGCGGCGCAAGAAAGAAGGGGAAAAAGGAAAATGAACCAGCGACCGAACTTTCTTCGTCCCTACGTCACAAAGTAAAGAAACAATACCAAAATCCCTCCCCTTCCCCCTCCCTCTCCCAAAGACAAAACAAATACAAACCTGCTATAATATAAAAGACAATACATAGATCGGGTGCGACGTGTTACGCTCGCACCTTACAGGAGGATATTCATCATGGGTTTGGTCAAACTATGGTCATGGATAAAGTCTGTGCGCCGCGATGCGCTTCTTCTCTTTTTTGCGTGGAAGAATCATGCTACGCCGAAGGAGCTGAAAAGCATGATTCTGCTGGTGCTTTTATATCTCGTCAGTCCGCTCGACTTGGTGCCCGATGTGGTGCCGTTTGCAGGTCTGATCGACGATATGGTGTTGGTGCCTGCGGCGATCGCGTTTCTCTCGAAGCTCTTACCTCCGACGGTCTTGGCCGATGCACAAGCCAAGCAGTCTGTCTGGGATAAAAGGCTTCCGTATATCGCGGTGTGGTTTGCGATCTTGACGGTCTTTTGGGCAGGGGTCCTCATCTGGCTTCTCGTGCGCGCCTTTTCGTAGAGGGGTGCTCGCTTCGCATACCTTGCGTGCGCCTTTTTCGGCAACGCTCACGTGCTTTTTCGCAAGCATATCAATGCCCCGCGGATACCCTGCGCGCACCCTTGCGCGATACGGGACAAGTATTGTATAATGAAAGGTACTTATATATAACAGGAGGTGACCTCGCCTTTAACAGGCGGGAATGTTCTTGGACCTATCTTCTATACTATTTAACTTGATAATCGTAATGCTCTTGGTTTTGATGAACGGATTTTTCGTCGCGGCAGAGTTCGCGATGGTAAAGGCGCGTGATTCGCGTATCGATACGCTTATCATGGAAGGCAACAAGCGCGCAAAATATGCCAAAGAGATGATAGACCACTTGGACGACTACTTGTCCGCGTGTCAGCTCGGCATCACGCTCGCTTCTCTCGGTCTTGGTTGGATCGGGGAGCCTGCCGTTGCGAAGCTCATCGAGCCTGCGCTCAGCAGTCTTGGTTTTTCGGAAATGGCAGTCCACACCGTAGCCTTCGCCGTTTCGTTCTCTATCATCACGGCACTCCATATCGTCATCGGCGAGCTTGCGCCGAAATCGCTTGCCATTCAGAAGGCAGAAGCGCTCACTCTCTTTACGGCTGGGCCGATGATCGTATTTCATAAGGTGATGTATCCTATCATCTGGCTCCTCAACAAGATCGCGTTCCTCGCGCTCAAGGCGGCAGGGCTGTCTGTATCGAGCGAGAGCCATGCGGCACATACGGAGGAAGAGATACGCATCTTGATGAAAGAGAGCCACCGTCAAGGCTACATCGATCAGGAAGAGCTTGACTACGTGGACAACATCTTCGATTTCGCCGACCGCAACGCGCGCGAGGTCATGATACCGCGTACCGATATGATATGCCTCTACGTGCAGGATACGTTCCGCGAAAGCGTCGATACGGCGATCGCCGAACAGCTGACGCGCTATCCTGTCTGCGACCCCGACAAGGACAACATCATCGGGTTCGTCCATATCAAGGATATCTTGACTGCGCTGGGAAAAGGCGAAGAGCCCGACATCCGCACGTGCGTCCGTGATATGCTGGCAGTCCCCGAATCGATGCCATTAAGCGACCTTTTGAAGCTGATGCAGAAGAACCGTGCGCAGATCGCACTCGTCGTCGATGAATACGGCGGTACGGCAGGTCTTGTGACGGTAGAGGATATCATCGAGGAGATCGTCGGCGAAATACAAGACGAATTCGACGTGGAAGAACGCAAGGAAGTAGAACGCCGTGCAGAAGGCAACTACTCCGTAGACGGTCTGTTCCTCATCGACGAGGTCAACGAGCTTGTCGGCACGCACCTTGATTCGGAAACGTTCGACACCATCGGCGGCTGGATGTATGCCGAGATCGGCGAAACACCGACAGTCGGCCGTACGATAGAAACGGAAAACTGCGTATTCACCGTCGAAGAAACGGACGATATGCGCATCACGCGCGTCGGCATCGTCAAGCACGAACCGCCGGCCGAGGAAACGGAAGAAGAATAACAGATAAGGCTCGCGCCCTGACGGGAGGCGGGTCTTTTTTATAGGCGAAACAGCAGGGACATATACCCTCATTGACATAACCACACTTTTTACAGCAAAGGAAGATACATCATGGTACTCGTAACGGTAGAACATGTAGGCAAAAGCTACGGTACAAGACGGCTGTTCGGTGACGTGACGTTCGGCATCGAAGAAGGCGACAAGATCGGCGTCATCGGCGTCAACGGTACAGGGAAGTCTACCTTCCTCAAGATCATGGCAGGCAGAGAAGTGCCCGAAGAAGGCGATATCCAGACGAAAAAAGGCCTCGTCGTGGAATACCTTCCGCAGGATCCCGACTTCGACGAGAAGGATACCATCCTCGGACAAGTCCTCTGTTCCGATACGTCCGTATTTCGCATCGTGCGCGAATACGAAGAAGCCGTCATCGAAGCGGCGATGCACGAAAATGATGCGCGCGTACAAGAAAAGCTCATGCAGGCGGCAAGTGCCGTCGATGCGGCAGGCGGATGGCAGCTGGAGAGCGAAGCCAAGACCGTCCTCACCAAGCTCGGCATCACCGACTTTGCGCAGACGATCGAAAACCTCTCGGGCGGACAGAAAAAACGCGTCGCACTCGCACGCGCCCTTATCGCACCGAGCGACCTGCTCATCCTCGATGAGCCGACGAACCATCTCGACAACGACACCATCGCGTGGCTCGAATCGTACCTCGCGAGCCGTAAAGGCGCACTCCTCATGGTCACGCACGACCGCTATTTCCTCGACCGTGTGGCGACCCGTATGCTCGAGATCGATAACGGCAAAGTATACGCCTACAGCGGCAACTACTCGGAATTCCTCGAGAAAAAAGCCGAACGCGAAGAACTTGCACAGGCAAGCGAACGCAAACGGCAGAA from Selenomonadales bacterium includes:
- a CDS encoding HlyC/CorC family transporter, translated to MDLSSILFNLIIVMLLVLMNGFFVAAEFAMVKARDSRIDTLIMEGNKRAKYAKEMIDHLDDYLSACQLGITLASLGLGWIGEPAVAKLIEPALSSLGFSEMAVHTVAFAVSFSIITALHIVIGELAPKSLAIQKAEALTLFTAGPMIVFHKVMYPIIWLLNKIAFLALKAAGLSVSSESHAAHTEEEIRILMKESHRQGYIDQEELDYVDNIFDFADRNAREVMIPRTDMICLYVQDTFRESVDTAIAEQLTRYPVCDPDKDNIIGFVHIKDILTALGKGEEPDIRTCVRDMLAVPESMPLSDLLKLMQKNRAQIALVVDEYGGTAGLVTVEDIIEEIVGEIQDEFDVEERKEVERRAEGNYSVDGLFLIDEVNELVGTHLDSETFDTIGGWMYAEIGETPTVGRTIETENCVFTVEETDDMRITRVGIVKHEPPAEETEEE
- a CDS encoding DUF1232 domain-containing protein, whose amino-acid sequence is MGLVKLWSWIKSVRRDALLLFFAWKNHATPKELKSMILLVLLYLVSPLDLVPDVVPFAGLIDDMVLVPAAIAFLSKLLPPTVLADAQAKQSVWDKRLPYIAVWFAILTVFWAGVLIWLLVRAFS